In Aquarana catesbeiana isolate 2022-GZ unplaced genomic scaffold, ASM4218655v1 unanchor237, whole genome shotgun sequence, the genomic window ataaggattccacctcctccctagctcccttagtgatgtcatcgctcacattcacttgtacattattcttgatatataggcacacccctccccctttttttaccctctctatccttgcagtatagggtatacccttgaatgtttgccagccaatcatgagagctgttgaaccaggtctctgaaattcccacaaaatccaaatcctcctcgtacaacagtatctgtaGTTCACCCCACAAACACACTCCACATCCattccggatgcatttctgcatttGCGTTGCATTTCCAGatgcttatttattttttcccagttttttttctcactgtactggggtctggtacATTTTTGGATGCATTCTGGTGTGTTTTTTCTATGTTTTACTACAGTCCAGAacagttcagtgcaggaaaaatgcagcatgttctactttttttctggaactgaccacactggtgtgagctatgccattgaaaaaaaaaacatacaactgactttccatgcgtttttgatgcagaataaaaatgcactgggctccatttttatattattattattatacaggatttatatagtgccacagtttgtgcagcgctttacatgaggacagacagtacaattacaatacaattcaatgcaggaggaatcagagggccctgatcattagagcttacaatctaagtcaagggtcaagttatacaaaagggtaataactgtgggggatgggctgatggagaaaataaaagtacagctgtTAGGTGGgggcaagataggcttctctgaagagtaaagttttcagggattgtcttaaAGTGGATAGAGttagagatagttggacagattggggtagggatgaatgtgagaggctcgggagaagtcctggaggcgagtatgggaggaggtgactgcatgtggtgtgatctggcccttaggggtTGGTTCTCACCACAAAAACACTACAGATCCATTCCAGTTtcatttctgcatgcacatttttaacgtgtctcagtgcacttttgaTTCacttctggatgcattccagatgctttttttattccctttacctgttttttttttttactgtactatGGTCTagtacatttttgatgcattctaatgcattccagtgcattttttaattgttttagcatgttccagtacagtccagtgcaggaaaaatgcagcaggttctactttttttctggaactgaccacactggtgtgaactatgccattggaaaccatataacttactttccatgtgtttttgatgctggaaaaaaatgcattggactgcatgtggagtgaatgggcccttaaggtggagttccacccaactttacTACTTGAttttaaactaaagaccaccccccctcgtttttggatatacatttttttcttacctTCAATGTAGTAAAAAGGTGAACTTCCATCCCAGTCTCACCGCAACAAGGTAAGTAATTTCCTCTTCTTtctggctctgcccctcccccccgccctgctgccttctgggacctgtttgtgtcccagaagatgatggggctccactgctggtttcccttagttacaatggtggtgcttgcacccgatccgatggacggatcagcctgggggggggggggggtcgacatCATGGGCCCCCCcgcagacaggtaagtgtccttattaaacgtcagcagctacagtgtttgcagctgcagactttaaaaataaacttttgtgaGGGTGGAACGTCGCTTTAAGACGCACTACAGcaactgcaggcagctaaaaaaggaaTAAACTAAATGCACACACAAAGGAGACAGGCTGGGCAAATtgagtggggggaggggaaatTTCTGTTCCAGCAAGAGTGATGTGATTAAAGTTAGTTTTAATATAACATTAAGAGACATCTTATAGCCTGCCTACACCAGCCACAACTTTTTGCATGGAAAACACATAGGACTCagatgtcatggttgggatttgaacccatgactctAGTGCTGCttggcggaagtgctaaccactaagacaCTGTGCTGCCCATAGTATTAAAATGTATAGCAGTGCCATGATTTATGAATTAAGATATGTACTGTAATTATAAGTGGATATTCTAATAAAATTTGAATTAGACATGAACATTTTTTGTCATATACTAGAGATATAACTATCATTTTTATATTTAACTTTAGAAAAATGTGCTCATTACTctgcaacatttattaaaaaattgaTTCGTTTGcagaacatgtaaaaaaaacacGACAAAACAGGAAAAAATTAATAAGCCTTACTATCAACCACATTTGCCAATTGTTTCTTTTTACACACAAACGGGATCTTGGGTAAATCCTGCAGTCCTACACCTTCTAGGGACCACGTTTAGCATTCTCTATTAGGGAAAAGTGATGATCCTGACTTGTCATTTACTAATAGGTGATCACCTAATTGATGGCGCTTCTCCATTCTCCACATTAAAGTCTTAGTTGTTGCAATTAGGTGTTTACCATTTATTGCGTCTCCTAATTTTTAATAAATGAACCCCTATGTAACTATATCTGAGGTTTGTATCAGGTTGTGATTCTTCCCACTTGAGAGACATTTCCCGCACCCacggcactaatacacctcaaagGTTGTGTGGGATTcgtgatgtacaggaagacaggactttgGTGAGAAACAATtacctcactcaggacaggaatatggcttctcccctgtgtgagatttctgatgtctgtaaagatgggacttctgtgaaaaacatttcccgcactcaggacaggaatacggcttctcccccatgtgagatctctgatgtctgttaaaAGTGTAattgtttgaaaaacatttcccgcactcaggacaggaatacggcttctcccctgtgtgagatttctgatgtctgtaaagatgggacttctgtgaaaaacatttctcgcactcaggacaggaatacggcttctcccccgtgtgagttctctgatgtatgtaaagattggacttccgtgaaaagcatttcccacactcaggacaggaatgcggcttttcacctgtgtgtaatctctGATGGGTACGAAGACTGGACTTCCTTGAAAAAAATGCCCCgcactcagaaaaggaaagtggcttgtcttctgtgtgagatctctgatgtgtgtaaaggcGGGACATCTGCGAAAAAGATTTtccgcactcgggacaggaatatggcttttcacaCATATgaaatctctgatgtctggaaagattggatttatctgaaaaacatttcctgcatttagaacaggaatatggcttctcccctgtgtgggacctctgatgtgtgacaagtttTGCTTTtaatacaaaacatttcccgcactcaggacaggaataaggcttctcacctgtgtgcagtCTTTGATGTGTGTAATAAAGggacttgtgtgaaaaacatttcctgcactcagaacaGAAGTACGGTCTTTCCCTCGTGTGAAGCCTTTGATGTCTGACCAGATATGAGTTTtgtataaaacatttcccgcactcggaacaggaATACGGGTTCTCACCTTTGTGCAATCTTTGATGTGTGTGATAAACggacttgtgtgaaaaacatttcccgcatttagAACAGGAGTATGGTTTTTCCCGTTTGTGAAGCCTTTGATGTATGACCAGATGTGATCTTTGCATAAAagttttcccacactcaggacaggaatgtggcttctctcctgtgtgagatcttatatgcacattaagtttggatttagaagggaaacacttcccgcactcagtacaggaaaagctcttctctgttggaaggacggcaccgtccctcacagtctgaggttcctcaggataagaggaatacgatggtccagctacactgtgtggtgccggatggacatttgaggtagtcgggttttctcctggactatactgtgtgatgtcctcatcttctactttacagtctggagacaaagtgagacaatcctctgaggttttcctcatctcccgtccatctactaaaatagaaataaaaagattattactagacatgagctgattggttgccctaaaccaggactccgcccacatcaggcagctttgtctctgaggatcttacaattcccccctcaaggtaactagtaaatgggtcctctgatctcctaccagatcatttctttattcatagaccttagtcagagagtgagg contains:
- the LOC141122070 gene encoding uncharacterized protein, whose protein sequence is MTGPMRMEEDRSHMTEKILNLTLEIIYLLTRERFPLVKSGDHMTITVPPCDSLKPERHNMEKILEVTKKMMELLTGEVPIRCQDVTVYFSMEEWEYLEGHKDLYKDVMMDNQPPLTSPGKRRLYCKGEGREMRKTSEDCLTLSPDCKVEDEDITQYSPGENPTTSNVHPAPHSVAGPSYSSYPEEPQTVRDGAVLPTEKSFSCTECGKCFPSKSKLNVHIRSHTGEKPHSCPECGKTFMQRSHLVIHQRLHKREKPYSCSKCGKCFSHKSVYHTHQRLHKGENPYSCSECGKCFIQNSYLVRHQRLHTRERPYFCSECRKCFSHKSLYYTHQRLHTGEKPYSCPECGKCFVLKAKLVTHQRSHTGEKPYSCSKCRKCFSDKSNLSRHQRFHMCEKPYSCPECGKSFSQMSRLYTHQRSHTEDKPLSFSECGAFFSRKSSLRTHQRLHTGEKPHSCPECGKCFSRKSNLYIHQRTHTGEKPYSCPECEKCFSQKSHLYRHQKSHTGEKPYSCPECGKCFSNNYTFNRHQRSHMGEKPYSCPECGKCFSQKSHLYRHQKSHTGEKPYSCPE